The following coding sequences are from one Caballeronia sp. SBC1 window:
- a CDS encoding alpha/beta hydrolase yields MTALLTTIDVETAPNPEFAVILMHGLGADANDFVPLVPELRLGDLPAVRFVFPNATEMPVTGNNGYVMRAWYDILSFEGVNRQVDEAGLKASCERIRELIARENERGIPTSKIFLAGFSQGGAMTYTAGLTHPEKLAGLIVLSGYVPSPGLIDAAFSEANRDTPIFAAHGTQDPVLPIELALQGRDFALAHGCKLEWHTYPMQHSVCGEEVEALRVWLAARLRD; encoded by the coding sequence ATGACCGCTTTGCTCACCACCATCGACGTGGAAACTGCGCCGAATCCCGAGTTCGCCGTGATCCTGATGCACGGCTTGGGCGCCGACGCCAACGACTTTGTCCCGCTGGTGCCCGAGCTGCGCCTGGGCGATTTGCCCGCCGTGCGCTTCGTCTTTCCGAATGCCACCGAGATGCCGGTTACCGGCAACAACGGTTATGTGATGCGGGCGTGGTACGACATTTTGTCGTTCGAAGGCGTGAACCGTCAGGTCGATGAAGCCGGCCTGAAGGCGTCGTGCGAACGGATTCGCGAACTGATCGCGCGGGAGAACGAGCGCGGCATTCCGACTTCGAAGATCTTCCTCGCGGGTTTTTCGCAAGGCGGAGCAATGACCTACACGGCGGGTCTCACGCATCCCGAGAAACTGGCGGGACTGATCGTGCTGTCGGGTTACGTGCCGTCACCTGGTTTGATCGATGCGGCGTTCAGCGAGGCGAATCGCGACACGCCTATCTTCGCCGCGCATGGCACGCAAGACCCCGTGCTGCCGATCGAGCTGGCCCTTCAGGGCCGCGATTTCGCGCTCGCGCACGGTTGCAAGCTGGAATGGCATACCTACCCGATGCAGCACTCGGTCTGTGGCGAAGAAGTTGAAGCCTTGCGCGTGTGGCTGGCGGCAAGACTTCGCGATTAA
- a CDS encoding phosphatase PAP2 family protein, with the protein MKPIEGQYAGLFEVAHVAGEHALTLFTVSLVLAMVVVLGAWQLVQRYGLPRENGGPSAKVLLVVNLAVSFAIIAGAAALFAAIADEIGAGETLGRADQAFADGIASAVPIGVIRTFALVTHLGDAWVLAVWCVLGAAILMVRRRVALAIGFTLAIVGNGLLNSVIKHIFERVRPVHDQSIATATGWSFPSGHSSGSLVTYGIIAYVLVRVLPDGWRLAVIVAATLIAVTTAGSRVFLRVHFASDVLAGFALGTLWLVACILSIELTRRYWPTPSRRQS; encoded by the coding sequence ATGAAACCGATTGAAGGGCAGTACGCCGGCTTGTTTGAGGTGGCACACGTAGCCGGTGAGCATGCATTGACGTTGTTTACGGTGTCTCTCGTGCTTGCAATGGTCGTGGTATTGGGTGCATGGCAGCTTGTGCAGCGCTACGGTTTGCCGCGGGAAAACGGCGGCCCGTCGGCCAAGGTCCTGCTGGTCGTGAATCTGGCGGTGAGCTTCGCCATCATTGCCGGCGCGGCAGCCTTGTTCGCCGCAATAGCCGATGAAATCGGCGCGGGCGAGACACTCGGGCGTGCAGACCAGGCTTTCGCGGACGGCATCGCGAGCGCAGTTCCAATCGGCGTGATCCGCACGTTCGCGCTGGTCACGCATCTGGGCGACGCATGGGTGCTCGCCGTTTGGTGCGTACTTGGCGCGGCCATCCTCATGGTACGGCGAAGGGTTGCGCTTGCCATTGGCTTCACGCTCGCGATAGTCGGCAACGGCCTGCTCAACAGCGTCATCAAGCACATCTTCGAACGTGTGCGGCCCGTGCATGATCAATCGATCGCCACCGCCACCGGATGGAGTTTCCCGAGTGGCCATTCATCGGGGTCTCTCGTCACCTACGGCATCATCGCGTATGTGCTCGTGCGGGTCTTGCCGGACGGCTGGCGCTTGGCCGTTATCGTCGCGGCTACGCTTATCGCTGTCACAACGGCAGGCAGCCGCGTATTCCTGCGCGTGCATTTCGCGAGCGACGTGCTGGCAGGTTTCGCGCTGGGAACGCTCTGGCTGGTGGCGTGTATCCTGAGCATCGAATTGACGCGCAGGTATTGGCCGACGCCGTCGCGGCGTCAGTCCTGA
- a CDS encoding DeoR/GlpR family DNA-binding transcription regulator has translation MWQEDRHQRIRALLATLERVSTERIMAELGVSRETVRRDLVDLEALGELRRVHGGVTRPADEAPIAERSHTRVKSKNAIARAATALVSSGQTLFIDAGTTTAILAEELAKLANLTIITNSIDVAQKMRATGEKTDASNEIILLGGSISDRAFATVGGTTVAEILRYRADVALLSPVAIDHRHGATNFDHAETEVARAMVAHADRVVILADYSKIGQCSRIAFCPINRVDTLITNKKGAEGPALLSLRKKLPQVILA, from the coding sequence ATGTGGCAGGAAGATCGTCATCAGAGAATTCGCGCGCTGCTCGCCACGCTTGAACGCGTGTCGACCGAACGCATCATGGCTGAACTCGGCGTGTCGCGCGAGACGGTCCGGCGCGATCTGGTGGATCTGGAAGCACTGGGTGAATTGCGGCGGGTGCATGGCGGCGTGACACGCCCCGCTGACGAAGCGCCGATCGCCGAGCGCAGCCATACACGCGTCAAATCGAAGAACGCCATTGCACGTGCGGCCACCGCGCTGGTCAGCAGTGGACAAACCTTGTTCATCGACGCCGGCACGACCACTGCCATCCTGGCGGAAGAACTCGCCAAGCTGGCCAACCTGACCATCATCACGAACTCAATAGACGTTGCCCAGAAGATGCGGGCGACCGGCGAGAAGACGGACGCAAGTAACGAGATCATCCTGCTCGGCGGCTCGATCAGCGACCGTGCATTCGCCACGGTGGGCGGCACGACCGTCGCGGAGATCCTCCGGTACCGCGCCGACGTGGCCTTGCTCTCGCCCGTCGCGATCGACCACCGGCATGGCGCGACCAACTTCGATCACGCTGAAACCGAAGTGGCCCGCGCCATGGTCGCGCATGCTGACCGGGTAGTGATCCTGGCCGACTACAGCAAGATCGGACAGTGCAGCAGGATCGCGTTCTGCCCGATCAATCGCGTGGATACGCTGATCACCAACAAGAAAGGCGCCGAAGGTCCGGCGCTGCTGTCATTGCGCAAGAAGCTGCCGCAAGTCATTCTCGCCTAG
- a CDS encoding nucleoside hydrolase, translating into MTTHKVIYDTDPGVDDAMALVFQALHPEIELLGITSVFGNATIETTTANALYLRSRFAPGVPVARGAAAPLHRAPPAPLGWIHGDNGLGNIELSQPADTTLDARPAHQFMIDTVRAHPGEVTLIAVGPLTNLALALKTDPGIAGLVKQVVIMGGAFGTAGVLGNVSPAAEANILCDPDAADLVLGATWPVTLVGLDVTQNTIMPNEWLASIRDGAGEAGRFVWDVSRHYAQFHQDSAGLEGIYVHDSSAVAYVLAPHLYTVRKGSVRVLTSGIAIGQTIQKPSTMQVPAPDWDDRPAQSVCIGVDAAGMLELYKNTLFKAL; encoded by the coding sequence ATGACGACCCATAAAGTCATCTACGACACGGACCCAGGTGTCGACGATGCCATGGCGCTGGTGTTCCAGGCGCTGCATCCCGAGATCGAACTGCTTGGCATCACGAGCGTGTTCGGCAACGCGACCATAGAAACGACCACGGCTAACGCGCTCTACTTGCGCTCGCGTTTTGCACCCGGCGTGCCGGTGGCACGCGGTGCGGCGGCGCCGTTGCATCGCGCGCCGCCCGCGCCGCTCGGCTGGATTCACGGCGACAACGGTCTGGGCAATATCGAGCTGAGCCAGCCCGCCGATACAACGCTCGACGCGCGCCCCGCACATCAGTTCATGATCGATACCGTTCGCGCGCATCCCGGCGAAGTAACGCTGATCGCGGTCGGTCCATTGACGAACCTGGCGCTCGCGCTGAAAACCGACCCCGGTATTGCCGGGCTGGTGAAGCAGGTTGTCATCATGGGTGGCGCGTTCGGTACGGCCGGCGTGCTCGGCAACGTATCGCCTGCGGCTGAAGCCAACATTCTGTGCGACCCCGATGCAGCCGATCTCGTGCTCGGCGCCACGTGGCCGGTCACGCTCGTCGGCCTCGACGTCACGCAAAACACGATCATGCCGAATGAATGGCTTGCATCAATCCGCGATGGCGCAGGCGAAGCCGGTCGTTTTGTGTGGGACGTGTCGCGGCATTACGCGCAGTTCCACCAGGACAGCGCCGGACTTGAGGGCATCTATGTCCACGATTCGTCGGCGGTGGCGTACGTGCTGGCTCCGCATCTTTATACGGTGCGCAAGGGCTCCGTGCGTGTGCTGACCAGCGGCATTGCAATCGGTCAGACGATACAGAAACCCTCGACCATGCAGGTTCCCGCGCCCGACTGGGACGACCGTCCGGCGCAGTCGGTGTGCATCGGCGTGGATGCAGCCGGCATGCTCGAGTTGTATAAAAACACCTTGTTCAAGGCGCTTTAA
- a CDS encoding ABC transporter substrate-binding protein: MNQDGLRVTSTFRRLGGKASITAAIAALTAVAGQAVAAPPASLIAAAKKEGQLTTIALPHDWCGYGALIEGFKAKYGITVNELNPDAGSGDEVEAIKANKGNTGPQAPDVIDVGLSFGPTAQAAGLLQPYKVSTWASIPDSAKEKDGYWYGDYYGVLSFEVNTDMIDKVPADWPDLLKPDYKNAVALAGDPRSANQAIQAVYAAGLSQSKGDASKAGAAGLSYFSTLNKNGNFVPVIGKAASLAQGTTPIIVRWDYNALADRDTLKGNPKVAVVVPKTGVVAGVYVQGISAYAPHPNAAKLWMEYLYSDEGQIGWLNGYCHPIRFKDLEANKKIPAALLAKLPPPSAYKNVVFPTLDEQNASKALITKQWDQVVGANVK, from the coding sequence ATGAATCAAGACGGGTTGCGAGTGACCTCGACATTTCGCCGCTTGGGCGGCAAGGCGTCCATTACAGCAGCGATCGCCGCGCTGACCGCGGTGGCGGGGCAAGCTGTGGCGGCGCCCCCGGCGTCCCTTATCGCTGCTGCGAAGAAGGAAGGCCAGTTGACCACGATCGCATTGCCGCACGACTGGTGCGGTTACGGCGCGTTGATCGAAGGTTTCAAGGCGAAGTACGGCATCACGGTGAACGAGCTGAATCCAGACGCTGGTTCGGGCGACGAAGTCGAAGCCATCAAGGCGAACAAGGGCAACACGGGACCGCAGGCGCCGGACGTGATCGACGTCGGTTTGTCGTTTGGACCGACGGCACAGGCCGCCGGCTTGCTGCAGCCTTACAAGGTGTCGACCTGGGCGTCGATTCCGGATTCGGCCAAGGAGAAGGACGGCTATTGGTACGGCGATTACTACGGCGTGCTGTCGTTTGAAGTGAACACAGACATGATCGACAAGGTCCCGGCCGACTGGCCTGATCTGCTCAAGCCCGACTACAAGAATGCCGTTGCACTCGCGGGCGACCCACGCTCGGCTAACCAGGCAATTCAGGCGGTCTACGCGGCCGGGTTGTCGCAAAGCAAGGGCGATGCATCGAAGGCAGGCGCTGCGGGCCTGAGCTACTTCAGCACGCTGAACAAGAACGGCAACTTCGTGCCGGTGATCGGCAAGGCGGCGTCGCTGGCGCAGGGCACCACGCCGATCATCGTGCGCTGGGACTACAACGCACTGGCCGATCGCGATACGCTGAAGGGCAATCCGAAGGTGGCGGTGGTCGTGCCGAAGACCGGCGTCGTGGCGGGCGTCTACGTGCAGGGCATCAGCGCTTACGCTCCGCACCCGAACGCCGCGAAGCTGTGGATGGAATACCTGTATTCGGACGAAGGCCAGATTGGCTGGCTCAACGGCTACTGCCATCCGATCCGCTTCAAGGACCTCGAAGCAAACAAGAAGATCCCGGCAGCGCTGCTCGCCAAGCTGCCGCCGCCGTCGGCCTACAAGAACGTGGTGTTCCCGACGCTCGACGAGCAAAACGCTTCGAAGGCGCTCATTACGAAGCAGTGGGATCAGGTGGTCGGCGCGAACGTGAAGTAA
- a CDS encoding PPC domain-containing DNA-binding protein: MQTLPVRLVPGDDLRAALEAIARDQAIGAAFVMQGIGSLSVASLRYAGLDQPTRLDGNLEILTLAGSLSADGAHLHMAVSNAEGRVVGGHVSPGCIVRTTAEILIVCLDGVRFSRDLDPRTGFPELSIHRQD; encoded by the coding sequence ATGCAAACACTTCCCGTGCGCCTTGTTCCCGGCGACGACCTGCGTGCCGCGCTCGAGGCAATCGCGCGAGACCAGGCCATTGGCGCCGCGTTCGTGATGCAGGGCATCGGCAGCCTGAGCGTGGCGAGCCTGCGTTACGCGGGCCTCGACCAGCCGACCCGGCTTGACGGTAACCTCGAAATCCTGACGCTCGCCGGCTCACTTTCCGCCGACGGCGCGCATCTTCACATGGCCGTTTCAAATGCCGAAGGCCGCGTGGTCGGCGGCCATGTATCGCCGGGATGCATTGTGCGGACGACGGCGGAAATCCTGATCGTTTGTCTTGATGGCGTGCGCTTCTCGCGCGATCTGGATCCGCGCACCGGCTTTCCCGAACTGTCGATACACCGTCAGGACTGA
- a CDS encoding MAPEG family protein: protein MTTELHILAYALVLALVQVLLPSVVRSRETGLGYNGGPRDQPGPPVGKLTGRLMRAQNNLFETLPVFAIAILIAHMAGREGTLTLYGAWLYIVARVVYLPLYAAGIPFLRSLVWLVSLFGIILVLVPII, encoded by the coding sequence ATGACAACAGAACTTCATATCCTCGCCTATGCGCTTGTACTAGCCCTTGTTCAGGTGCTGTTGCCGTCGGTGGTGCGCAGCCGCGAAACCGGCCTGGGATATAACGGCGGACCGCGCGATCAGCCGGGGCCGCCAGTCGGCAAGCTGACTGGGCGACTGATGCGCGCCCAGAACAACCTGTTCGAAACCTTGCCCGTGTTCGCCATTGCTATCCTGATCGCGCATATGGCCGGCCGCGAAGGCACGCTGACGCTTTACGGCGCGTGGTTGTACATCGTCGCGCGCGTGGTCTACCTGCCTTTGTATGCGGCAGGGATTCCGTTCCTGCGCTCGCTTGTATGGCTCGTTTCGTTATTCGGCATCATCCTTGTTCTCGTCCCTATTATCTGA
- a CDS encoding cytidine deaminase, whose protein sequence is MTMDELLERAKNARERAYAPYSRFKVGAALLTKDGSVFDGCNVENASYGLCNCAERTAFFSAIAAGYTRDQFAALAVIGDTDGPIAPCGACRQVIIELGGPELTIRLGNLNGVIRDTTAREQLPDAFYL, encoded by the coding sequence ATGACAATGGACGAGTTGCTCGAACGCGCGAAGAACGCGCGCGAGCGCGCTTACGCACCCTATTCCAGATTCAAGGTCGGTGCAGCCTTGCTCACAAAAGATGGCAGCGTATTCGATGGCTGCAACGTCGAGAATGCATCGTATGGATTGTGCAATTGCGCGGAACGCACGGCGTTTTTCAGCGCGATTGCCGCCGGTTACACCCGTGATCAATTTGCAGCGCTCGCCGTGATCGGCGACACCGACGGACCTATTGCGCCCTGCGGCGCGTGCCGTCAGGTGATCATTGAACTCGGCGGCCCCGAGTTGACCATTCGCCTCGGCAACCTCAATGGCGTGATCCGCGACACCACTGCCCGCGAACAACTCCCCGATGCGTTCTACCTATGA
- a CDS encoding HAD family phosphatase, translated as MSRTLALFDLDHTLLPLDSDQSWARFYATLGFEGSADHARGIDAYYQQYVAGTLDMDEYLDLTLAPLARHPRAQLDAWHASFMKTVIEPAIRPEALALLRRHLDAGHLCCIVTATNAFITTPIAKALGVEHLLAIELGTEGNDPLGRYTGRSVGVVTFREGKIVRTEQWLASQGLKLDDFEASYFYSDSVNDVPLMERVTHPVATNPDAKLRVIAAERNWPVIELFT; from the coding sequence ATGAGTCGCACACTGGCGCTGTTCGATCTGGATCACACGTTGCTGCCGCTGGATAGCGATCAGTCGTGGGCGCGCTTCTACGCCACGCTGGGTTTCGAGGGCAGCGCAGATCACGCGCGGGGAATCGACGCGTACTATCAGCAATACGTCGCTGGCACGCTCGACATGGACGAGTATCTGGACCTGACACTCGCGCCACTCGCCCGTCATCCGCGCGCGCAGCTCGATGCGTGGCATGCGAGCTTCATGAAGACGGTAATCGAACCGGCCATCCGCCCTGAAGCGCTTGCACTGCTGCGCCGTCATCTCGACGCAGGGCACTTGTGCTGCATCGTTACCGCGACCAATGCATTTATTACGACGCCCATTGCGAAGGCACTTGGGGTTGAGCATTTGCTGGCCATTGAACTGGGCACTGAAGGCAATGATCCGCTCGGACGTTACACCGGGCGCTCGGTGGGCGTGGTGACGTTCCGCGAAGGCAAGATTGTCCGCACCGAGCAATGGCTTGCATCGCAGGGATTGAAGCTGGACGACTTCGAAGCAAGCTATTTTTATAGCGATTCCGTCAACGACGTCCCGTTGATGGAGCGTGTCACCCATCCGGTCGCAACCAATCCCGATGCGAAATTGCGGGTGATTGCTGCCGAGCGCAACTGGCCGGTCATCGAGTTATTCACGTAG
- a CDS encoding NupC/NupG family nucleoside CNT transporter yields the protein MALIARNLLGIAVLLFIAFIFSTNRRGIRLRTILPALLAQVGIGAFILFVPFGKSVLSAAAAGVNHVLGYANAGIEFLFGGLVQSKMFELFGNGGFVFAVRVLPAIIFVTALISVLYYLGIMRWIVIVLGTIFQKLLGVSKIESFSAVTTIFLGQSEMPAVVKPFARDMTSAELFAVMSSGMAAVAGSVLAGYAGLGVKVEYLLAASFMAVPGGLLFAKIIHPTSEASRVTLDNLNFDEKRPANVIEAASSGATVGLKIAVMVGAMLIAFVGLIAMLNGIVGGIGGWFGDPNVSMQSVLGAVFAPLAYLIGVPWDQAALAGSFLGQKLILNEFVAYASLSPYLKDSASVAAAGLQVLDPRTIAILSFALCGFANFSSIAVLTGGFSAVAPERRAEVARYGLRVVLAATLSNLMSATIAGMFLTLN from the coding sequence ATGGCCCTGATCGCACGCAATCTGCTCGGCATCGCCGTACTTCTGTTCATCGCTTTCATCTTCTCTACCAATCGCCGCGGCATTCGCCTGCGCACCATCTTGCCTGCTCTCTTGGCGCAGGTCGGCATTGGCGCCTTCATCCTGTTCGTGCCCTTCGGCAAGAGCGTGCTCTCCGCTGCGGCAGCAGGCGTCAATCATGTACTCGGCTACGCCAACGCAGGCATCGAATTCCTGTTCGGTGGTCTCGTTCAATCGAAGATGTTCGAACTCTTCGGCAACGGCGGTTTCGTCTTCGCCGTACGCGTGCTGCCCGCCATCATCTTCGTGACCGCGTTGATCTCGGTGCTCTATTACCTCGGCATCATGCGCTGGATCGTGATCGTGCTCGGCACGATCTTCCAGAAGCTGCTCGGGGTGTCGAAGATCGAATCGTTCTCGGCCGTCACTACCATCTTTCTCGGTCAAAGCGAAATGCCGGCGGTCGTGAAGCCTTTCGCGCGCGACATGACCAGCGCGGAACTGTTCGCCGTGATGTCGAGCGGCATGGCGGCAGTCGCCGGTTCGGTGCTCGCGGGTTATGCGGGCCTTGGCGTGAAGGTCGAATACCTGCTCGCTGCGTCGTTCATGGCGGTGCCGGGCGGACTGCTGTTCGCCAAGATCATCCACCCCACGAGCGAAGCCAGCCGCGTCACGCTAGACAACCTCAACTTCGACGAAAAACGCCCGGCGAACGTGATAGAAGCGGCCAGTTCGGGTGCCACCGTCGGCCTGAAGATTGCGGTCATGGTCGGCGCCATGCTGATTGCATTCGTTGGCCTGATCGCGATGCTGAACGGGATTGTAGGCGGCATTGGAGGTTGGTTCGGTGACCCCAATGTATCGATGCAATCCGTGCTCGGCGCCGTGTTCGCGCCGCTCGCGTATCTGATCGGCGTGCCCTGGGATCAGGCTGCGCTCGCGGGCAGCTTCCTCGGTCAGAAACTCATCCTTAACGAGTTCGTGGCCTACGCGTCACTGTCTCCGTATTTGAAGGACTCCGCCAGCGTCGCCGCGGCTGGATTGCAGGTGCTCGATCCGCGTACCATAGCGATCTTGTCTTTCGCGCTGTGCGGCTTTGCGAACTTCTCGTCGATCGCCGTGCTGACCGGCGGCTTCAGCGCGGTTGCGCCGGAGCGGCGCGCGGAAGTGGCACGCTACGGCCTGCGCGTCGTGCTCGCCGCCACGCTCTCGAACCTGATGAGCGCGACGATCGCAGGCATGTTCCTGACGCTGAACTAA
- a CDS encoding Na/Pi cotransporter family protein: protein MLILLNILSGVAVLVWGTHIVRTGILRVFGAELRRVLGRSANSRFRAFGAGLCVTSLVQSSNATAVLASSFAAQGLLPLAPGLAIMLGADVGTALMSRVLTLDLSWLSPILLLGGVIAFLSFKQTRTGQVGRTVIGLGLILLALHMIVEAAQPVMQGEGVKIMFGALTGDSMLDTLVGAAFAMISYSSLAAVLLTATLASSGVISLKVAVCLVIGANLGSGLLAVIGSLGQNPAGRRLALGNVLFKLAGALIVLPFAPWIAQGIGALIPYPREAVITFHLVYNMVRCVACMPLIDPVSRLCYRLLPDRPEANPELRPLYLDPVALSTPTLALANAARETLRIGDIIRTMLDNLLDLMRANDPVKARSTIRMDDDVDQLYAAVKTYLARISREQLDEADSRRWTDIITLTINLEHAGDIVERVVTNILEKKITHRLAFSPEGLAELEDLHSRVILTLQLGLSVFLNSDLRSAERLLAEKERFRDLERSYSYAHLDRLAGQSARSIETSALHLDIISDLKRLNSLFCSTAYPVLDAAGALRDTRLRRRVLDATYGNDSV from the coding sequence ATGTTGATTCTCTTGAATATTTTGTCGGGCGTGGCGGTGCTGGTATGGGGCACGCACATTGTCCGGACCGGCATCCTGCGGGTCTTCGGGGCTGAGCTGCGGCGCGTGCTGGGACGCAGTGCGAACAGCCGCTTCCGGGCGTTCGGTGCGGGCTTGTGCGTGACAAGCCTGGTCCAGAGCAGCAACGCGACCGCCGTTCTGGCTTCGTCGTTCGCGGCGCAAGGCCTGTTGCCGCTCGCGCCGGGACTGGCGATCATGCTTGGCGCAGATGTTGGCACGGCGCTGATGTCGCGCGTGCTGACGCTCGATCTCTCGTGGCTGTCGCCCATCTTGCTGCTGGGCGGCGTGATCGCATTCCTGTCGTTCAAACAGACCCGCACGGGCCAGGTAGGGCGCACGGTCATCGGGCTCGGGCTGATCCTGCTGGCGCTGCACATGATTGTGGAAGCCGCGCAGCCCGTGATGCAGGGCGAGGGCGTGAAGATCATGTTTGGCGCGCTGACGGGCGACTCCATGCTCGACACGCTGGTCGGCGCGGCCTTCGCCATGATCTCGTACTCCAGTCTCGCAGCGGTCCTGCTGACTGCAACGCTGGCGTCGTCGGGCGTGATTTCGCTGAAGGTGGCGGTGTGCCTCGTGATTGGTGCGAACCTGGGCAGCGGCCTCCTGGCCGTGATCGGCTCGCTGGGCCAAAACCCCGCTGGCCGGCGCCTCGCGCTCGGCAACGTGCTGTTCAAGCTGGCCGGCGCGTTGATCGTGCTGCCGTTCGCCCCGTGGATCGCGCAAGGAATTGGCGCGTTGATCCCGTATCCCCGCGAAGCGGTGATCACGTTCCATCTCGTCTACAACATGGTGCGCTGCGTCGCGTGCATGCCGCTGATCGATCCGGTCTCGCGACTGTGCTACCGCCTGCTGCCGGACCGGCCCGAAGCAAACCCGGAACTGCGACCGCTGTATCTTGATCCCGTCGCGCTCTCCACGCCCACGCTCGCGTTGGCGAATGCCGCGCGCGAAACGCTGCGGATCGGTGACATTATCCGCACCATGCTCGACAACCTGCTCGACCTGATGCGAGCCAACGACCCGGTCAAGGCGCGCTCGACCATCCGCATGGACGACGACGTCGATCAGCTCTATGCGGCCGTAAAGACCTATCTGGCGCGCATCTCACGCGAGCAGCTTGACGAGGCGGATAGCCGCCGCTGGACCGACATCATTACGTTGACGATCAACCTGGAGCATGCGGGGGACATCGTCGAGCGCGTGGTGACCAACATTCTGGAGAAGAAGATTACGCATCGGCTGGCGTTTTCGCCGGAGGGTCTGGCCGAGTTGGAGGATCTGCATTCACGCGTGATCCTGACCTTGCAACTGGGCTTGAGCGTGTTTCTCAACAGCGACTTGCGCAGCGCCGAGCGCTTGCTCGCAGAGAAGGAGCGCTTCCGTGATCTCGAGCGCAGCTATTCGTATGCGCACCTGGACCGGCTGGCCGGGCAGAGCGCGCGCAGCATTGAGACCAGTGCGTTGCATCTCGACATCATCAGCGACCTCAAGCGCCTCAACTCGCTGTTCTGCTCGACCGCGTACCCGGTGCTCGACGCAGCCGGCGCATTGCGCGACACGCGGCTTCGCCGCCGTGTTCTCGACGCCACCTACGGTAACGACAGCGTTTAA